A DNA window from Solanum lycopersicum chromosome 3, SLM_r2.1 contains the following coding sequences:
- the LOC101265811 gene encoding outer envelope protein 64, chloroplastic encodes MASQSANLWVLLGLGLAGILLMTRKLKKAVKADFGAFVERLKLLPPPQPPPPKAPHPLTGLTFAISDVFDVNGFVTGFGNPDWSRTHEPASQTSTVVTTLVEGGATCTGRTVVDDMAFGISGEQMHFDTPTNPAAPARMPGGSSSGAAVAVAAKFVDFSLGTDAVGGVRVPAAYCGVLGFRPSHGTVSHTGIIPVSASLDTVGWFARDPSILRRVGHVLLQVPFAAQRNPRNVVIADDCFQLLKSPGDRISQAVTKAVEKLFGRQILRHENLEAYLTSKVPSLKLFADRKSNGERKSSSTNLLAYAMHILRRHEFKQNHLEWINAEKPNLDPFISSQMQGALEITDTNIDSCHAIRNEMRSALNDLLKDDGILVIPTVAEPPPKTGAKEIQSEDYQIRACSFSSIASMSGGCQVSVPAGFHDKCPISVSFVARQGGDRFLLDTIQTIYADLQEQAELATKSSASGNALSKETSAEMAKEKGNQAFKEKQWQRAIGFYTEAIKLNGNSATYFSNRAAAHLEMRNFLQAEADSSKAIDLDKKNVKAYLRRGTAREMLGYYKEAIEDFRYALVLEPTNKRASLSADRLKKLFP; translated from the exons ATGGCGTCACAGTCAGCAAATTTATGGGTTTTGTTGGGATTAGGATTGGCTGGAATACTTTTAATGACCAGAAAGCTAAAGAAAGCTGTTAAAGCTGACTTTGGAGCCTTTGTTGAACGTCTTAAGCTTCTGCCACCGCCTCAGCCTCCTCCACCTAAAGCTCCTCATCCTCTTACTGGCCTTACTTTTGCCATCTCCGATGT ATTCGATGTCAATGGATTTGTGACAGGGTTTGGGAACCCAGACTGGTCAAGGACTCATGAACCTGCTAGTCAGACGTCCACCGTGGTCACCACACTTGTTGAAGGAGGAGCCACATGTACTGGAAGAACTGTTGTAGATGACATGGCATTTGG TATTAGTGGTGAACAGATGCATTTTGATACTCCAACAAATCCGGCTGCTCCTGCACGGATGCCCGGAGGGTCATCTAGTGGGGCTGCTGTTGCTGTGGCTGCAAAGTTTGTTGATTTTTCTTTGG GTACTGATGCTGTTGGAGGTGTGAGAGTACCTGCTGCATACTGTGGAGTTTTAGGGTTTCGGCCATCTCATGGGACAGTTTCTCACACCGGCATAATTCCTGTTTCTGCTAGTCTTGACACAGTTG GATGGTTTGCAAGAGATCCCAGCATATTGCGCCGTGTCGGGCATGTGCTACTGCAGGTTCCATTTGCTGCTCAACGGAATCCAAGGAATGTTGTGATAGCTGACGATTGCTTTCAGTTACTAAAGTCTCCTGGTGATCGCATCAGTCAAGCAGTGACCAAAGCTGTCGAGAAGCTGTTTGGAA GACAAATCCTAAGACATGAGAATCTGGAAGCTTATTTAACCTCAAAAGTTCCAAGCTTAAAACTGTTTGCTGACAGAAAGTCCAATGGTGAAAGAAAATCTTCATCAACGAATTTGCTAGCATATGCTATGCATATACTTAGGAG ACACGAGTTCAAACAAAATCATCTGGAGTGGATCAATGCTGAAAAGCCCAATCTGGACCCTTTTATTTCTTCCCAAATGCAAGGAGCGCTAGAAATCACAGATACAAATATTGATAGCTGCCATGCAATTAGGAACGAAATGCGCTCAGCTCTAAATGATCTTCTGAAA GATGATGGAATTTTGGTCATCCCCACAGTTGCTGAGCCTCCTCCAAAGACTGGTGCAAAGGAGATTCAATCTGAGGACTACCAGATTAGGGCATGCTCATTTTCAAGCATAGCTAGCATGTCAGGTGGCTGTCAG GTCAGCGTGCCAGCGGGATTTCATGATAAATGCCCAATTTCTGTGTCCTTTGTAGCAAGGCAGGGAGGTGACAGATTTTTGCTCGACACCATACAGACCATCTATGCAGATCTCCAGGAACAGGCAGAATTAGCCACAAAATCATCAGCATCTGGTAACGCCCTGAGCAAGGAAACATCTGCCGAAATGGCTAAAGAAAAG GGTAATCAAGCCTTCAAAGAGAAACAGTGGCAGAGAGCCATTGGCTTCTACACAGAGGCTATCAAACTCAATGGTAACAGTGCAACATACTTTAGCAACAGGGCTGCAGCTCATTTGGAGATGCGAAA TTTCCTCCAAGCCGAAGCTGATAGCAGTAAAGCCATTGATCTTGATAAGAAG AATGTCAAGGCTTACTTAAGAAGAGGCACGGCACGAGAAATGCTGGGCTACTACAAAGAGGCAATTGAAG ATTTCAGATACGCACTAGTTCTTGAGCCAACAAACAAAAGAGCATCTCTGTCTGCTGACAGGCTGAAGAAGTTGTTTCCATAG